One genomic window of Magnolia sinica isolate HGM2019 chromosome 3, MsV1, whole genome shotgun sequence includes the following:
- the LOC131238916 gene encoding uncharacterized protein LOC131238916, translating into MVALGTYLLDGEAENWWQSMQRGVPPMYAWTWAGFRVKFFKKYFPRSCRNEKIAQFLKLEQGNMIVAKYEARFDELSWFVPKAVEDKEYKPPKFKEGLRPGIQLRLCTWDFTELVDKAMRVEKDFEHTMRTRPPVRDTLTSPKQVPLAPPVSERRARFIPASAPPMPLKRNCDYYHKAGHFV; encoded by the coding sequence ATGGTAGCCTTGGGTACCTACCTACTAGATGGTGAAGCAGAAAACTGGTGGCAGAGCATGCAGCGAGGCGTTCCACCCATGTATGCCTGGACATGGGCGGGCTTCCGGGTAAAATTCTTTAAAAAGTACTTTCCTCGGTCATGTAGGAACGAGAAGATAGCCCAGTTTCTAAAACTAGAACAGGGCAATATGATTGTTGCCAAATATGAGGCCCGATTTGACGAACTCTCATGGTTTGTGCCCAAAGCCGTGGAGGATAAGGAATACAAGCCACCAAAGTTCAAGGAAGGTCTCCGGCCAGGGATCCAATTACGATTATGCACCTGGGACTTCACAGAGCTTGTAGACAAGGCTATGAGGGTGGAAAAGGACTTTGAGCACACCATGAGGACTCGCCCTCCAGTTAGGGACACCCTAACTAGTCCTAAGCAGGTGCCTCTCGCCCCACCAGTATCAGAGAGAAGAGCTAGGTTCATACCTGCCAGCGCTCCACCCATGCCTCTCAAGAGGAATTGTGATTACTACCATAAGGCTGGGCATTTTGTGTGA
- the LOC131238917 gene encoding uncharacterized protein LOC131238917: MNGLMRFKQKGKLAPRFIGPFKILDPAGAIAYRLALPTASTSIHDIFHISMLKNYMPDESHIISWEYIELTDEASYIEEPIRILDRKEKVMRTRTIPLVKVLWSHHGEEEET, encoded by the coding sequence ATGAATGGTTTGATGAGGTTCAAACAGAAAGGGAAGCTAGCACCTCGTTTCATTGGacctttcaaaattttggatccTGCGGGAGccatagcataccgccttgcgctACCTACCGCATCAACAAGTATCCACGACATCTTTCACATATCCATGTTGAAGAATTACATGCCGGATGAGTCACACATTATTAGCTGGGAGTATATTGAACTTACTGATGAGGCTTCCTATATCGAGGAACCTATACGCATCCTGGATCGCAAGGAGAAGGTCATGCGAACAAGGACGATACCTTTGGTCAAGGTTCTCTGGTCGCATCATGGCGAGGAAGAAGAAACTTAG